A genomic region of Streptosporangium lutulentum contains the following coding sequences:
- a CDS encoding GNAT family N-acetyltransferase, which produces MSTSDVTSLTGYGIVLRHWTEHDTPVMVELFDTPDIGHRTPLPSPFDMAAAREYLQMIQSAQASGRRLHLAITVDGRHPRGEVLLNLKTGSIGYGLGATYRGQGLVSRAVRLITDHAHRSLAMPNVFAQIEPDNHASIAVVRGAGFRLTDEAPEQVTDKGRTYELLTWVHTA; this is translated from the coding sequence ATGAGCACGTCCGACGTCACATCGTTGACCGGGTACGGCATCGTGCTGCGGCACTGGACCGAGCATGACACGCCCGTGATGGTAGAACTCTTCGACACCCCCGACATCGGCCACCGCACGCCGCTCCCCTCTCCCTTCGACATGGCCGCCGCACGTGAGTACCTGCAGATGATTCAGAGCGCTCAGGCCAGTGGCCGGCGCCTTCACTTGGCCATCACCGTCGATGGACGACACCCGCGGGGCGAGGTCCTGCTGAACCTGAAGACCGGCAGTATCGGCTACGGTCTGGGAGCCACCTACCGGGGGCAAGGCCTGGTGAGCCGTGCGGTCCGGCTGATAACCGACCACGCCCATCGATCTCTGGCCATGCCGAACGTGTTCGCGCAGATCGAGCCTGATAACCACGCCAGTATCGCCGTCGTCCGCGGCGCCGGGTTCCGGCTCACGGACGAAGCACCTGAACAGGTGACAGACAAGGGCCGTACCTACGAGCTTCTTACCTGGGTGCACACCGCTTGA